One genomic segment of Hordeum vulgare subsp. vulgare chromosome 2H, MorexV3_pseudomolecules_assembly, whole genome shotgun sequence includes these proteins:
- the LOC123430521 gene encoding cytochrome P450 87A3-like, whose protein sequence is MPWVVLVGMAALLAAWLIHFVMRWNMSPPCKAGAMLPPGSRGFPVLGESLEFFARSPSLELTPFLKRRLDRYGPIFRTNLIGEDIIVSLDQDLNNLVFQKEEKLFQIWYPESLMRIMGADCIIATLGTFHKHLRSLVLRLFGPENLRTVLLHEVQQTAQASLLSWLDLPSIEVKEATASMIFGITAKRLISYDSSSSDGKLWKEFDAFLQGLLAFPLYIPRTSFYKCMQGRKNVMKILKELLHKRKRATCQGSVDFINILISDLKENKTLMSEKIALDLLFLLLFAGFETTSSGITVALKFLSDNPEALQELTEEHNNIRKRKANPNSEITWEEYKSMKFTSHVIHESLRLANIAPVMFRKAIEEVHIKGYTIPKGSKIMVSPSSIHLDTTIYKDPNAFNPWRWKDITEPVGGSSKEFMAFGGGLRLCVGADFAKLQMAIFLHFLVTKYSWKVIKGGTMVLSPGLQFPCGFHIQLLPKMPN, encoded by the exons ATGCCTTGGGTTGTTCTCGTGGGCATGGCAGCCCTATTGGCTGCCTGGTTGATCCAttttgtcatgagatggaacatgaGTCCACCATGCAAAGCAGGGGCAATGCTGCCGCCGGGGTCGCGTGGTTTCCCCGTCCTCGGTGAGTCGCTCGAGTTCTTCGCCCGGAGCCCATCGCTCGAGCTGACCCCTTTCTTGAAGCGACGTCTAGATAG GTATGGTCCAATTTTTAGGACAAATTTGATCGGTGAAGACATCATTGTTTCCCTAGATCAAGATCTGAACAACTTGGTtttccaaaaagaggagaagttgTTCCAAATATGGTATCCAGAGTCTCTCATGAGAATCATGGGAGCTGACTGCATTATCGCAACACTTGGGACTTTCCACAAGCACCTCAGGAGTCTGGTACTTCGACTCTTCGGCCCAGAAAACCTTAGGACGGTTCTACTCCATGAAGTACAACAGACGGCCCAGGCCAGTCTACTCTCCTGGCTCGATCTTCCTAGTATCGAAGTGAAAGAGGCAACCGCTAGT ATGATATTTGGCATCACGGCAAAGCGGTTAATCAGCTATGACTCCTCAAGCTCGGATGGGAAGTTGTGGAAGGAATTTGATGCATTTCTTCAAGGACTACTAGCATTTCCACTTTACATTCCTCGCACATCATTCTACAAATGTATGCAG GGCCGGAAGAATGTCATGAAGATCTTGAAAGAGTTGCTTCATAAGAGGAAGAGGGCAACATGTCAGGGGAGTGTTGATTTTATAAATATCTTGATCAGTGATTTGAAAGAGAACAAGACTTTAATGAGTGAGAAAATTGCATTGGATTTACTCTTCTTATTGTTGTTCGCGGGCTTCGAAACTACGTCATCTGGTATAACCGTTGCACTCAAGTTTCTATCTGATAATCCCGAGGCCCTGCAAGAATTAACG GAGGAGCACAATAATATCCGGAAAAGGAAGGCCAACCCTAACTCTGAAATCACATGGGAGGAATACAAGTCCATGAAGTTTACATCTCAT GTCATACATGAATCATTAAGGCTGGCTAACATCGCTCCGGTAATGTTTAGAAAAGCAATAGAGGAAGTTCATATAAAAG GTTACACTATCCCAAAAGGATCGAAGATTATGGTTAGTCCTTCTAGCATCCATCTCGATACTACTATTTACAAGGATCCCAATGCATTCAATCCTTGGAGATGGAAG GATATTACTGAACCAGTGGGTGGCTCCTCAAAGGAGTTCATGGCCTTTGGAGGCGGGCTACGATTATGTGTTGGTGCCGACTTTGCTAAGCTACAAATGGCTATCTTTCTACATTTCTTAGTTACTAAATACAG TTGGAAAGTGATCAAGGGAGGGACCATGGTGCTTTCTCCTGGACTTCAGTTTCCTTGTGGTTTTCATATCCAACTTCTTCCAAA aatgcctaac